Proteins from a single region of bacterium:
- a CDS encoding class I SAM-dependent methyltransferase yields the protein MLREHLLQQHDRASRRFERIDRHVSWLHGSVLGGRPARVLDLGCGPGFYTSRLARLGHDCVGIDFSPASIDHARSEAEGEGLACEYRLQDLASSDFGDGYDAALLVFGELNTFAPSDARSILGEARRALVPGGVLVLEVHEEAFVRAMGAGAPTWFTAQQGVFSDEPHLCLRECCWHPMQRAATERHFMVPLSGAALRVYTSTTQAYSDDEYLDVLVGSGFTKVERYDSLTGDAEGIEPGLFVLVARK from the coding sequence ATGCTCCGAGAGCATCTGTTGCAGCAGCATGACCGTGCCAGTCGCCGTTTCGAGCGGATCGACCGGCACGTCTCATGGCTTCATGGTTCGGTTCTCGGTGGACGGCCGGCTCGAGTTCTCGATCTCGGTTGCGGCCCAGGATTCTACACGTCCCGCCTGGCCCGGCTCGGTCATGATTGCGTCGGGATCGATTTCTCGCCGGCGTCCATCGACCACGCTCGATCCGAGGCGGAGGGTGAAGGTCTTGCTTGTGAATACCGCCTGCAGGATCTTGCCTCCAGTGATTTTGGGGACGGCTACGACGCAGCGCTCCTGGTGTTCGGAGAGCTCAATACCTTCGCGCCCAGCGACGCACGATCCATTCTCGGAGAGGCTCGTCGCGCATTGGTCCCGGGTGGTGTGCTCGTTCTCGAGGTCCACGAGGAAGCCTTCGTTCGGGCGATGGGTGCGGGGGCACCGACCTGGTTCACTGCCCAGCAAGGCGTCTTCTCCGACGAACCCCACCTCTGCCTTCGCGAGTGCTGTTGGCATCCGATGCAGCGGGCCGCGACGGAGCGCCACTTCATGGTGCCCCTCTCGGGGGCTGCGCTTCGTGTCTACACGAGCACGACCCAGGCCTATTCGGACGACGAGTATTTGGATGTGCTGGTGGGCAGCGGCTTCACGAAGGTCGAGCGGTACGATTCGCTCACCGGGGACGCCGAAGGCATCGAACCCGGGCTCTTCGTCCTCGTCGCACGCAAATGA
- a CDS encoding cupin domain-containing protein yields MGRALGLERMGINHETLEPGGRSSMPHAHSHEEEFVYVLAGTPTLWLDGYVQRLEPGDCVAFPAGTGIAHTFLNDSGRPVQLLIVGLRDPEDGLFYPLNPERAHPRLWTDPPERGLGPHDGRARVSA; encoded by the coding sequence ATGGGGCGTGCGCTTGGCCTCGAGCGAATGGGAATCAACCATGAGACGCTCGAGCCTGGCGGCCGTTCGTCGATGCCCCACGCGCACAGTCATGAGGAGGAGTTCGTCTACGTCCTGGCTGGCACGCCGACGCTCTGGCTGGATGGCTACGTCCAGAGGCTCGAGCCCGGAGACTGCGTAGCCTTTCCCGCCGGCACCGGTATCGCCCATACCTTTCTGAACGACTCAGGTCGCCCGGTCCAGCTTCTGATCGTTGGGCTCCGCGACCCCGAAGACGGCTTGTTCTACCCACTGAATCCCGAGCGGGCGCACCCTCGCCTCTGGACTGACCCGCCGGAAAGAGGACTGGGCCCGCACGATGGCCGGGCCAGAGTCTCTGCTTAG
- a CDS encoding DUF1330 domain-containing protein: MSVYIIASIAIEDREEYEKYQAGFPDVFSRYKGELLAVSDDPQLVEGEWPYTRAVVLRFPDADEARRWYESPEYQALAKHRWQASTASIISVAGLS; this comes from the coding sequence GTGTCTGTCTACATCATCGCTAGCATCGCCATCGAAGACCGGGAGGAGTACGAGAAGTACCAGGCCGGATTCCCAGACGTCTTCTCCCGCTACAAGGGCGAGCTGCTGGCCGTATCTGACGATCCCCAACTCGTGGAGGGCGAGTGGCCCTACACCAGAGCCGTCGTCCTCCGCTTTCCCGACGCCGACGAGGCTCGCAGGTGGTACGAGTCGCCCGAGTATCAAGCGCTAGCCAAACACCGCTGGCAAGCTTCGACAGCGAGCATCATTTCGGTTGCGGGTTTGAGCTGA